Proteins encoded together in one Miscanthus floridulus cultivar M001 chromosome 16, ASM1932011v1, whole genome shotgun sequence window:
- the LOC136513814 gene encoding pectinesterase inhibitor 8-like, translated as MKKAPSSPLAIVTMAVVAVAWASSTGLRAAEATIESTCAAAAARDRRVDTLFCAQQFLTYHGAAEADLWGLARTAALIGVSLGDDAVFDVHEGTIHDPPAGGAMGKAAMGECAQAYDAVGMAFAEAADELGAWLFERAQERFDRVAPLVRRCDAALAVAGARTPPVLARYGANCQQMAVIGAAITNLIK; from the coding sequence ATGAAGAAGGCACCATCCTCTCCTCTGGCCATCGTCACCATGGCGGTGGTGGCCGTCGCGTGGGCCTCCTCCACCGGCCTACGCGCGGCGGAGGCGACAATCGAGAGCACgtgcgcggcggccgcggcgcgggACCGGCGCGTGGACACGCTGTTCTGCGCGCAGCAGTTTTTGACGTACCACGGCGCGGCGGAGGCGGACCTGTGGGGGCTGGCGCGGACGGCGGCGCTGATCGGCGTCAGCCTCGGCGACGACGCCGTGTTCGACGTCCACGAGGGCACGATCCATGACCCGCCGGCCGGCGGCGCCATGGGGAAGGCGGCCATGGGCGAGTGCGCGCAGGCCTACGACGCCGTGGGCATGGCCTTcgccgaggccgccgacgagctcgGCGCGTGGCTGTTCGAGCGCGCCCAGGAGAGGTTCGACCGCGTGGCGCCGCTCGTGCGCCGGTGTGACGCCGCGCTCGCGGTGGCCGGTGCCAGGACGCCGCCCGTGCTAGCGAGGTATGGTGCCAACTGCCAGCAGATGGCCGTCATCGGTGCCGCCATCACCAACCTCATCAAGTGA
- the LOC136513813 gene encoding probable glutathione S-transferase GSTF1 — protein sequence MAGGIVKVYGSAVSPYVATVLVCLEEAGAAYELIPVDMAARENKAPHHLARNPFGKIPAFQDGELMLFESRAISRHVLRKYKSGGDLLREGDPEAAAMVDVWLEVEAHQYEPAIVEIVRHCVILPMIGAGGARDQRVVDESAGKLRAVLAAYEARLREHEYLAGGDAGVSLADLAHFGFTHYLMATEYAALVEERPAVSAWWRRIAARPAARKVAALMSWPPPPN from the exons ATGGCGGGCGGCATCGTGAAGGTGTACGGCTCGGCGGTGTCACCGTACGTGGCAACGGTGCTGGTGTGCCTGGAGGAGGCCGGCGCCGCGTACGAGCTCATCCCCGTCGACATGGCGGCGCGCGAGAACAAGGCGCCGCACCACCTCGCCCGTAAC CCGTTCGGCAAGATCCCTGCCTTCCAGGACGGAGAACTCATGCTATTTG AATCACGTGCGATTTCAAGGCACGTGCTCCGAAAGTACAAGAGCGGCGGCGACCTGCTGAGGGAAGGCGACCCCGAGGCGGCCGCCATGGTGGACGTATGGCTGGAGGTGGAGGCGCACCAGTACGAGCCAGCCATCGTGGAGATCGTGCGGCACTGCGTGATCCTGCCAATGATCGGCGCCGGCGGCGCGCGCGACCAGCGCGTGGTCGACGAGAGCGCCGGGAAGCTGCGGGCGGTGCTGGCGGCGTACGAGGCGCGGCTGCGCGAGCACGAGTACCTGGCCGGCGGGGACGCCGGCGTCAGCCTCGCCGACCTCGCGCACTTCGGGTTCACGCACTACCTCATGGCCACCGAGTACGCCGCACTGGTGGAGGAGCGCCCCGCCGTCAGCGCGTGGTGGCGGAGGATCGCAGCTAGGCCGGCGGCCAGGAAGGTCGCCGCGCTCATGTCGTGGCCACCACCGCCTAATTGA